One window from the genome of Candidatus Manganitrophaceae bacterium encodes:
- a CDS encoding DUF2845 domain-containing protein, with protein sequence MRFALGPISFQLGVVWGLLFLMGQVDTLYACDAPAVSIGQTKGEVKAICGAPSSIEKQKGGKRSRDRHAGDVEAWHYNLGPQQLVRVLRFEKGRLTQIETGGYGWTAEGAADYGCEQAVLPTGSTKAEVKARCGKPTSIQKKEGPYETWRYNLGPSRFVRIFQFQGGRLVGIKTGDYGK encoded by the coding sequence ATGCGATTCGCTCTGGGGCCGATCTCCTTTCAGCTCGGAGTGGTATGGGGCCTCTTGTTTTTAATGGGTCAAGTCGATACTCTTTATGCCTGCGATGCACCGGCGGTTTCCATCGGCCAGACAAAGGGGGAGGTGAAAGCGATTTGCGGGGCGCCGAGTTCCATCGAGAAGCAGAAGGGGGGAAAGCGCTCCCGCGATCGGCACGCCGGAGATGTCGAAGCGTGGCATTACAATTTGGGACCGCAACAGCTGGTCCGGGTGCTTCGGTTCGAGAAGGGGAGACTGACCCAGATTGAGACCGGCGGATATGGCTGGACGGCGGAGGGCGCCGCCGATTACGGCTGTGAGCAGGCCGTTCTTCCGACCGGCAGCACCAAGGCGGAGGTGAAGGCCCGCTGCGGAAAACCGACCTCGATCCAAAAGAAAGAGGGACCGTATGAAACCTGGCGCTATAATCTGGGACCGAGCCGGTTTGTCCGGATTTTTCAGTTTCAGGGGGGACGGCTGGTCGGCATCAAAACGGGAGATTACGGAAAATAA
- the actP gene encoding cation/acetate symporter ActP — translation MEMSTSLLLFLIFIAITLLITYWAARQSSGSAAFFTANRQITGWQNGLAVAGDYMSAASFLGIAGMIAFQGYDGFMYSVGFLVAYLTVLLIVAEPLRNAGKYTMADVLAYRLSPRPVRAMASFSTLTVSTFYMIAQMVGAGALVSLLLKDSGLNYQTAVIGVGVLMIIYVVFGGMLATTWVQIIKAVLLMGGTIFLSIFVLAHFDFSFGNFFNAIAHVTYHDKTGAEVTHNFLQPGLKFKPPYGALDLISLGMALLFGTAGLPHILVRFYTVPDAKTARVSVVWAMGIIGAFYILTTFLGFGAATIVGRDFISKNGGTNMSAPLLAETLGGEIFFAFISAIAFATILAVVAGLTISASTSFAHDFYTNVLHKGTERHPGEEVRIARITAFVVGGVSMGIAISLGPTANVAFLVGLAFAVAASANLPVIVLSLFWKRFNTRGAVIGLATGLIASIGLILISPSIMTIDPPTVAGAARHLIQAAPIFPLENPGLVSIPLGFLGAVIGTLLGREPKAEAKFAELVVRANTGIGAEKAGGH, via the coding sequence ATAGAGATGTCGACTTCGCTTCTTCTTTTTTTAATCTTCATCGCGATCACCCTGCTGATCACCTATTGGGCGGCGCGGCAGTCGAGCGGGTCGGCGGCCTTCTTCACGGCGAATCGGCAGATCACCGGCTGGCAGAATGGGCTTGCCGTTGCCGGTGATTATATGAGCGCCGCGTCTTTCCTAGGAATTGCGGGGATGATCGCCTTTCAGGGCTATGACGGCTTCATGTATTCGGTCGGCTTCCTCGTCGCCTATCTCACGGTGCTGTTGATTGTCGCGGAGCCGCTTCGGAACGCCGGTAAATATACGATGGCCGATGTGCTCGCTTATCGTCTCTCTCCACGGCCGGTCCGGGCGATGGCGTCGTTTTCTACGCTCACCGTCAGTACCTTTTATATGATCGCCCAGATGGTCGGCGCCGGGGCGTTGGTTTCCCTCTTATTGAAAGACTCCGGGCTGAACTATCAAACGGCCGTCATCGGCGTCGGGGTGTTGATGATTATTTATGTCGTCTTCGGCGGGATGCTCGCGACGACCTGGGTCCAGATTATCAAGGCGGTTCTCCTGATGGGGGGGACGATTTTTCTGAGCATCTTTGTGCTGGCCCACTTTGATTTCAGCTTCGGGAATTTTTTCAATGCCATCGCGCATGTGACCTACCACGATAAAACCGGGGCGGAGGTGACACATAACTTTCTTCAGCCCGGCCTGAAGTTTAAGCCCCCTTACGGCGCGCTCGATCTGATCTCGCTCGGTATGGCGCTGCTCTTTGGGACCGCCGGCCTGCCGCACATCTTGGTCCGCTTCTATACAGTGCCCGATGCCAAGACCGCCCGGGTGAGTGTCGTCTGGGCGATGGGGATCATCGGCGCATTTTATATTTTGACCACCTTTCTCGGCTTCGGCGCGGCGACGATCGTCGGGCGCGATTTCATCAGCAAGAACGGCGGGACGAACATGAGCGCGCCGCTCCTCGCCGAGACGCTCGGCGGCGAAATCTTCTTCGCCTTTATTTCGGCGATCGCCTTTGCAACGATCTTGGCCGTCGTCGCCGGCCTGACAATCAGCGCCTCGACGTCGTTTGCCCATGACTTTTATACCAACGTGCTCCACAAGGGAACCGAGCGGCACCCTGGCGAAGAGGTGCGCATCGCCCGGATCACCGCCTTTGTCGTCGGCGGCGTCTCGATGGGGATCGCCATCTCGCTCGGGCCGACGGCGAACGTCGCCTTTTTGGTCGGGCTGGCCTTCGCGGTGGCGGCTTCGGCGAACCTGCCGGTGATCGTCCTGTCGCTCTTCTGGAAGCGGTTCAACACGCGCGGGGCGGTGATCGGGCTGGCGACCGGATTGATCGCGTCGATCGGGTTGATCCTCATCAGCCCGAGCATCATGACGATCGATCCGCCGACCGTCGCCGGCGCGGCGCGCCACCTCATCCAAGCCGCCCCGATCTTCCCGCTGGAGAATCCCGGTCTGGTCAGCATCCCGCTCGGATTCCTCGGGGCGGTGATCGGAACGTTGCTCGGACGGGAGCCGAAGGCGGAGGCGAAGTTTGCTGAGCTGGTGGTCCGCGCGAACACCGGAATCGGCGCCGAAAAGGCGGGAGGGCATTGA
- a CDS encoding DUF485 domain-containing protein, which translates to MAEFKALLAAKRRFIFPATIFFIAYYFALPILVGYAPEFMKTQVFGVVNLAYLFALSQFFMAWIIAALYVRAAGRFDGMIGTILAKLKRRR; encoded by the coding sequence ATGGCGGAGTTCAAGGCGCTCCTCGCCGCGAAACGGCGCTTTATTTTTCCGGCGACGATTTTTTTCATCGCTTACTACTTTGCCCTGCCGATTCTGGTCGGTTATGCGCCGGAGTTCATGAAGACGCAGGTCTTCGGCGTGGTGAACCTTGCGTATCTCTTCGCCCTCTCTCAGTTCTTCATGGCCTGGATCATCGCCGCCCTCTATGTCCGGGCGGCGGGGCGGTTTGATGGGATGATCGGGACGATTCTGGCCAAGTTGAAGAGGCGGAGATAG
- a CDS encoding cupredoxin domain-containing protein: MQVRNRYWTSSTLFLIVLLVIFGDRNAVTFPAEGPARVEVVIRNSAYEVQGKPLTPGVPAMIVLRNVDQVEHGFTSLFLQEVDVRVESGGSATLGKGIRGVHIAPGAEMRILFIPPRPGKFTFICDLHPQMKGEVLLLSIGAV, encoded by the coding sequence ATGCAGGTCAGGAATCGGTACTGGACATCGTCCACACTTTTTCTCATCGTCTTACTGGTTATTTTTGGCGACAGGAACGCGGTGACCTTTCCCGCCGAGGGGCCGGCGCGGGTCGAGGTGGTGATTCGAAATTCCGCGTATGAAGTTCAAGGAAAGCCGCTGACGCCGGGGGTGCCGGCGATGATCGTCCTTCGGAACGTGGATCAGGTCGAGCATGGCTTCACCTCCCTCTTTTTGCAGGAGGTCGATGTCCGGGTGGAGAGCGGCGGCTCAGCCACCTTAGGAAAAGGAATCCGAGGGGTCCACATCGCGCCGGGGGCAGAGATGCGGATTCTCTTCATTCCACCGCGCCCCGGGAAGTTCACCTTTATCTGCGATCTCCATCCGCAGATGAAGGGCGAAGTGCTTCTTCTGTCGATTGGAGCGGTGTGA
- a CDS encoding VOC family protein yields the protein MEEVLFHLAFPLDDLEEAKRFYVDGLGCTLGRESPRAITLELAGHQLVGHLAPAVAGQKGIYPRHFGLIFKTEAGWQALVDRAQAKGLRFYQSPRRRFEGSRLEHATFFLEDPSHNLLEFKWYRYESAIFGEREFGAVGDTDPEP from the coding sequence ATGGAAGAGGTTCTTTTTCATCTCGCCTTTCCGTTGGATGATCTGGAGGAGGCGAAGCGATTTTACGTCGATGGCCTCGGCTGCACCTTGGGACGGGAGTCGCCCCGTGCGATCACCCTCGAACTGGCCGGACATCAGCTGGTCGGCCATCTTGCTCCGGCGGTGGCGGGACAGAAGGGGATCTACCCGCGGCACTTCGGCCTGATCTTTAAGACCGAAGCGGGTTGGCAGGCGCTGGTCGACCGGGCCCAGGCAAAGGGCCTCCGGTTCTACCAGTCTCCTCGTCGCCGATTCGAGGGGAGCCGGCTGGAGCATGCCACCTTCTTTCTTGAAGATCCTTCGCACAACCTCCTTGAATTCAAATGGTACCGGTACGAATCGGCGATCTTCGGCGAGCGGGAGTTCGGCGCGGTCGGCGATACCGATCCGGAGCCCTGA
- a CDS encoding NAD-dependent epimerase/dehydratase family protein has translation MKFFVTGATGFIGGRISRQLVASGHQVVALARDPSKAAALIHLGIDVRKGDITDLESLRPAMAGADGVFHVAGWYKVGSPDREAARRINIDGTRNVLTAMKALKISKGVYTSTLAIYSDTNGRTVDEKSRYDGPWLSEYERTKWAAQTEIAESMIAQGLPLVIVLPGLVYGPGDTSSVRDLFLLYLKRRLPMVSPRTAYCWGHVEDIARGHLLAMERGRPGEDYIIAGPPHTLQAAFEIAERVTGIKAPRLHPPPGLLKAFAALVGAIEPLLPLPDLYRAESLRAIAGTTYLGSSEKARRELGFKTRPLEEGLQETLLQELSLLRLRQKEARK, from the coding sequence ATGAAATTCTTCGTCACCGGCGCAACCGGCTTTATTGGCGGGCGGATTTCGCGCCAGCTGGTTGCGTCGGGCCACCAAGTTGTCGCACTCGCCCGTGATCCCTCCAAGGCGGCCGCGCTCATTCATCTCGGCATCGACGTTCGGAAAGGAGACATCACCGATCTGGAGAGTCTCCGTCCGGCGATGGCCGGCGCGGATGGTGTATTCCACGTCGCTGGCTGGTACAAGGTCGGCTCTCCGGACAGGGAAGCGGCCCGGCGGATTAACATCGACGGCACGCGCAATGTCCTCACCGCGATGAAGGCTCTCAAGATCTCGAAGGGGGTCTACACCAGCACGCTGGCGATCTACTCTGATACGAACGGCCGAACGGTCGATGAAAAATCGCGTTATGACGGGCCGTGGCTCTCCGAGTATGAACGGACCAAGTGGGCGGCGCAGACCGAGATCGCCGAGTCGATGATCGCGCAGGGCCTGCCGCTCGTGATCGTCCTCCCCGGCTTGGTCTACGGCCCGGGGGATACCAGCTCGGTGAGAGATCTCTTTCTCCTCTATCTCAAACGACGGCTGCCGATGGTCTCTCCACGAACCGCCTACTGTTGGGGCCATGTGGAAGATATCGCGCGGGGCCATCTCTTGGCGATGGAGCGGGGACGGCCGGGGGAAGACTACATCATCGCCGGGCCGCCGCATACCCTGCAGGCGGCGTTCGAAATCGCGGAGCGGGTCACCGGGATCAAGGCGCCCCGTCTTCATCCCCCGCCGGGGCTGTTGAAGGCATTTGCGGCGCTGGTCGGCGCAATCGAGCCGCTCCTCCCGCTTCCCGATCTCTACCGCGCCGAGAGCCTCCGGGCCATCGCCGGGACGACCTACCTCGGAAGCAGCGAGAAGGCCCGCCGCGAATTGGGCTTTAAGACTCGGCCCCTGGAAGAAGGGTTGCAAGAGACCTTGCTGCAGGAGCTGTCGCTGCTCCGCCTGCGGCAGAAGGAAGCTCGGAAATAA
- a CDS encoding rod shape-determining protein, translating into MKELSRSVFPWMRPWVADISVDLGTTNTLVYVRGKGIVVNEPSVVAVREGAQGKQEVIAVGQEAKALVGKAPTMIRTVRPIKQGVVADFDLAKEMLEFFIRRARRRWPFGKPSIAVSLPHGVTEIERRAVEEVGYSIGAKKILLIKEPIVAAIGAEMPVLEPVGNMLVDIGGGTTEVAVLSLAGIVCCHSVRVGGDAMDEKIIEMVKRRHHLLIGEQTAEQVKIALGTAWPDGEVQKARVKGRDSVTGLPRIVEIDSNEIAEAIAPSVRVIVNAIKMALANTPPALSGDIVEKGIVITGGGALIRKLDIRLQHETGLPIIIDKGALLSVALGGGRAIENPGLLEAISMA; encoded by the coding sequence ATGAAAGAACTTTCTCGAAGCGTCTTCCCCTGGATGCGGCCTTGGGTCGCCGATATCTCCGTCGACCTTGGAACCACCAACACCCTCGTTTACGTCCGGGGAAAAGGGATCGTCGTGAACGAGCCCTCCGTCGTCGCCGTCCGCGAAGGAGCCCAGGGAAAGCAAGAGGTCATCGCCGTCGGACAGGAGGCCAAGGCGCTCGTCGGAAAGGCTCCGACGATGATCCGGACCGTCCGGCCGATCAAACAGGGGGTCGTCGCCGACTTCGACCTTGCGAAAGAGATGCTCGAGTTTTTTATCCGGCGGGCACGCCGCCGATGGCCGTTCGGAAAACCGTCGATCGCCGTCAGCCTGCCGCACGGCGTCACCGAAATCGAACGGCGGGCCGTTGAAGAGGTCGGCTATTCGATCGGCGCGAAGAAGATCCTCTTGATCAAAGAACCGATCGTCGCGGCGATCGGGGCCGAGATGCCGGTCCTCGAACCGGTCGGAAATATGCTGGTCGACATCGGCGGCGGGACGACCGAAGTGGCGGTTCTCTCATTGGCCGGCATCGTCTGCTGCCATTCGGTCCGGGTCGGCGGCGATGCAATGGACGAAAAGATCATCGAGATGGTCAAGCGCCGGCATCATCTTCTCATCGGCGAGCAGACGGCGGAGCAGGTCAAGATCGCCCTCGGCACCGCCTGGCCCGACGGGGAGGTCCAGAAGGCGCGGGTCAAGGGACGCGACTCCGTCACCGGGCTTCCCCGGATCGTCGAGATCGACTCCAACGAGATTGCCGAGGCGATCGCCCCGTCGGTGCGGGTGATCGTCAACGCGATCAAAATGGCGCTGGCGAACACCCCGCCTGCGTTGTCGGGCGACATCGTCGAAAAAGGGATCGTGATTACCGGCGGCGGGGCGCTGATCCGAAAGTTGGATATCCGTCTTCAGCATGAAACCGGTCTCCCGATCATCATCGACAAGGGGGCGCTGCTGAGTGTCGCGCTCGGCGGCGGCCGGGCGATTGAAAATCCCGGCCTGCTCGAGGCGATTTCGATGGCCTAA
- a CDS encoding cytochrome c yields the protein MRPLTLTAIFIVSTTLLLATVFSAAAAEKDPCAPRVPAGELAQYKAMKPPVADSPESIQKGKEIFNGKGSCAGCHGNEGKGDGPLAASLNPSPRNFTDPKFDQCKSAGEMFWAVKNGISGTGMLSAVGSGLITEEEAWQAVLYERSLGKK from the coding sequence ATGCGACCTCTTACACTGACCGCCATTTTCATTGTCTCGACCACCCTTTTGCTCGCGACGGTTTTTTCGGCCGCTGCCGCGGAAAAAGATCCCTGCGCGCCGCGCGTGCCGGCGGGAGAGCTGGCGCAATATAAAGCGATGAAGCCGCCGGTGGCCGATTCACCGGAGTCGATTCAAAAAGGAAAAGAGATCTTCAATGGGAAAGGAAGCTGCGCCGGCTGTCATGGAAATGAAGGAAAAGGAGATGGTCCGTTGGCGGCCTCCCTTAACCCATCGCCGCGGAATTTCACCGATCCGAAGTTCGACCAGTGTAAGAGCGCGGGGGAGATGTTCTGGGCGGTGAAAAATGGGATCTCCGGCACCGGGATGCTCTCCGCCGTCGGCAGCGGTCTCATCACCGAAGAGGAGGCATGGCAGGCGGTTCTGTATGAGCGAAGCCTGGGGAAGAAGTAG
- a CDS encoding two pore domain potassium channel family protein → MKWVGRSLSGGTALVFINIFVHYEVLRIIMGILPRLAMPPRARMIIVVFATFAAHTVEVWLYSIGYYLMDQLPGMGRFIGQFKGEFFDYIYFSAVTYTSLGLGDVYPTAPFGSSPGSKGSTACC, encoded by the coding sequence GTGAAATGGGTTGGGCGATCATTATCGGGAGGGACGGCATTGGTCTTTATCAACATCTTCGTCCATTACGAAGTGCTCCGGATCATCATGGGAATCTTGCCCCGGCTCGCGATGCCGCCCCGCGCCCGGATGATTATCGTCGTCTTCGCTACCTTCGCCGCCCATACCGTTGAGGTTTGGCTCTACAGCATCGGCTATTACCTTATGGATCAGCTTCCTGGAATGGGCCGTTTTATCGGACAATTTAAAGGAGAGTTCTTCGATTACATCTACTTCTCCGCCGTGACCTACACCTCGCTCGGTCTAGGCGATGTCTACCCGACCGCCCCCTTCGGCTCATCACCGGGATCGAAGGGCTCAACGGCCTGTTGCTGA
- a CDS encoding S1/P1 nuclease has protein sequence MFNRCKSHIGLLPHRAHRAGRIPFFRKEVLLSVFLGLSFSSSLYAWGEAGHRIVADVAERHLTQPARQEVERLLEGASLASIAAWADRIRGDRPETAPWHYVNIPFKASRYNPNRDCLSPAEGDCLIAAIARFKRVLADRARPLPERAEALKFLVHLVGDLHQPLHTINRDDHGGNDLPVIFFGEALNPFGGKPWNLHAVWDTGLIDHTGLTEPAYVARLEGWLKKQSRADLQKGTVVDWALEGHRAATQVAYRLPEDRKLSRHYFEKSLPVVDALLAKAGVRLARVLNEAFNMDLKKKGAP, from the coding sequence TTGTTCAACAGATGTAAGTCTCACATCGGCCTTCTTCCGCACCGCGCGCACCGCGCGGGGCGCATCCCCTTTTTCCGCAAAGAAGTCCTCCTGAGTGTTTTTCTCGGTCTCTCTTTCTCCTCCTCCCTTTATGCGTGGGGCGAAGCAGGGCATCGCATCGTCGCCGATGTGGCGGAGCGCCATCTCACGCAACCCGCACGCCAAGAGGTGGAGCGGCTTCTCGAAGGCGCATCGCTCGCATCGATCGCCGCTTGGGCCGATCGAATTCGCGGCGACCGCCCGGAGACGGCGCCGTGGCACTATGTCAATATTCCCTTCAAGGCATCTCGGTATAACCCAAACCGGGATTGTCTCTCTCCGGCCGAGGGAGACTGCCTGATCGCCGCGATCGCGCGATTTAAGAGGGTCCTCGCCGATCGGGCCCGCCCCCTCCCGGAGCGGGCCGAGGCGCTGAAGTTCCTGGTCCATCTGGTCGGCGACCTTCATCAGCCGCTCCACACCATTAACCGGGACGATCACGGCGGCAACGACCTTCCGGTGATCTTCTTCGGAGAAGCGCTCAATCCGTTCGGCGGGAAGCCGTGGAATCTCCATGCCGTCTGGGATACGGGGCTGATCGATCATACCGGCTTGACCGAGCCGGCGTATGTGGCCCGTTTGGAGGGGTGGCTGAAGAAGCAATCGCGCGCCGATCTTCAAAAAGGAACGGTCGTCGATTGGGCGTTGGAGGGGCATCGGGCCGCGACGCAGGTCGCGTATCGCCTTCCCGAAGATCGAAAACTCTCCAGACATTATTTCGAAAAGAGTCTCCCGGTGGTCGACGCACTCCTGGCCAAAGCGGGTGTTCGGCTGGCGCGGGTCTTGAATGAAGCGTTTAATATGGACCTTAAAAAGAAGGGGGCACCGTGA
- a CDS encoding TraB/GumN family protein, which produces MKRATRYTIVLLLFFLQFSCASAPKAKESPATPKHFLWSAQSETATVYLLGSIHVAKPEMYPLAPSIEAAFDRSETLVVEINPDEFDAARLQSLFLEYGAYPFGETLDQKVSKETYSLAEKKFKEAGFPMGQLNQFKPWVLAVMLQAVELQRLGFDKQYGIDEHFITQARGKKRVAAFETVEYQIGLFDSFSDRLQELFLRYTISDLNLLSDQMDSVVSGWQVGDTGAIEALIFQSVKEEPGLAPVYDKLIYERNAQMVSKIEGFLKTKEPYFVVVGAGHLVGQGGIVDLLRKKGYVVQQM; this is translated from the coding sequence GTGAAGAGAGCGACCCGGTATACGATTGTCCTTCTTCTCTTCTTTCTTCAATTCTCCTGCGCTTCGGCGCCGAAAGCCAAGGAGAGTCCCGCCACCCCGAAGCACTTCCTCTGGTCGGCGCAGTCGGAGACCGCCACCGTCTATCTTCTCGGTTCCATCCATGTGGCGAAACCGGAGATGTATCCGCTTGCCCCATCGATTGAAGCCGCTTTTGATCGGTCGGAGACGTTGGTGGTCGAGATCAACCCCGATGAGTTCGATGCGGCGCGCCTTCAGTCGCTTTTTCTCGAGTATGGGGCCTACCCGTTTGGGGAGACGCTCGATCAGAAGGTCTCGAAGGAGACCTACTCCCTGGCGGAGAAAAAATTTAAAGAGGCCGGCTTTCCGATGGGGCAGCTGAACCAGTTTAAGCCCTGGGTCTTGGCGGTCATGCTCCAGGCCGTGGAGCTGCAACGTCTCGGCTTCGACAAGCAATATGGGATTGACGAGCACTTTATCACCCAAGCGCGGGGAAAGAAACGGGTGGCGGCGTTTGAGACGGTGGAATACCAAATCGGTCTCTTCGACAGCTTCTCCGATCGTCTCCAGGAGCTGTTTCTTCGCTACACCATCTCCGATTTGAACCTTCTCTCCGACCAGATGGATTCGGTGGTGAGCGGCTGGCAGGTGGGGGACACCGGTGCGATTGAAGCGTTGATCTTCCAGAGTGTGAAAGAGGAGCCGGGGCTGGCGCCGGTCTATGACAAGCTGATCTATGAACGAAACGCGCAGATGGTCTCCAAGATCGAAGGGTTTTTAAAAACGAAGGAGCCTTATTTTGTCGTCGTCGGGGCGGGACATCTCGTCGGCCAAGGAGGAATCGTCGACCTTCTCCGAAAGAAAGGGTACGTTGTTCAACAGATGTAA
- a CDS encoding heavy metal translocating P-type ATPase produces the protein MSNEPSNPKKKKTFTDPICLMEITPEESVGTYDYEGTRYYFCSQFCLDRFRESPAQFLEGAPAAAPAPPRPPGTEYTCPMDPEVRQIGPGACPKCGMALEPMTIAPPATKTEYVCPMHPEVVRDAPGSCPICGMALEPRTVTVEEEANPELIDMTRRFRISLALTVPLLLLSMSDLIPGNPLQQIGSPRLLAWIQFALATPVVLWGGWPFFQRGWNSIVHRSLNMFTLIAIGTGIAYLNSIVAVLFPDLFPPSVRQGHAEAPVYFEVAAVIIVLVQLGQVLELRARSRTSSAIRALLGLAPKTARRLREDGTEEDVPLDAVHPGDRLRVRPGERIPVDGIILEGSSAVDESMITGEPVPVEKGPGSRVTGGTINGTGSVIMRAERVGADTLLARIVRMVSEAQRSRAPIQRLADVVSGYFVPIVVAASVVTFLIWWTVGPEPRLAHAIVNAVAVLIIACPCALGLATPMSIMVATGRGATAGVLFKNAEALELLQKVDTLVFDKTGTLTEGRPRLIRVVPLPGWTEEALLRLAASLERGSEHPLADAIVAGAASRGLSLTEAKEFRSITGKGAVAVVEGKKVALGNRALFEELKLPLDLFVEQAEALRRDGQTVIFVAVDGKPAGLLGLADPIKESTPEAIASLKKHGIQTVMLTGDSRTTAEAVARKLEIDKVIAEVLPDQKREVIKRLQIEGHTVAMAGDGINDAPALAQADVGIAMGTGTDVAIESAGVTLVKGDLRGVIRAYRLSRATMRNIRQNLLFAFIYNSFGVPIAAGALYPAFGILLSPMIAAAAMSLSSVSVIANALRLRKVSL, from the coding sequence ATGTCGAACGAACCGTCCAATCCAAAGAAAAAGAAAACCTTCACCGATCCGATCTGCCTGATGGAGATCACCCCGGAAGAGTCGGTGGGGACGTACGATTATGAGGGGACGCGGTACTACTTCTGCTCGCAATTTTGTCTCGACCGCTTCCGGGAGTCGCCCGCCCAATTTTTAGAGGGGGCCCCGGCCGCGGCACCCGCTCCCCCGCGCCCGCCGGGGACAGAATACACCTGCCCGATGGACCCCGAGGTCCGGCAGATCGGGCCGGGCGCCTGTCCCAAGTGCGGCATGGCGCTCGAGCCGATGACGATCGCCCCGCCCGCGACGAAGACCGAATATGTCTGCCCGATGCATCCGGAGGTCGTTCGCGACGCGCCGGGATCGTGTCCGATCTGCGGCATGGCGCTGGAGCCGAGGACCGTCACGGTAGAAGAGGAGGCGAATCCCGAACTGATCGACATGACCCGCCGATTCCGGATCAGCCTCGCCTTGACGGTGCCGTTGCTCCTGCTCTCGATGTCCGACCTGATTCCGGGAAACCCGCTGCAGCAGATCGGCTCGCCCCGGCTGCTCGCTTGGATTCAGTTCGCGTTGGCGACCCCGGTGGTCCTTTGGGGAGGGTGGCCTTTCTTCCAGCGGGGATGGAACTCGATCGTCCACCGCTCGCTCAACATGTTTACGCTGATCGCCATCGGGACCGGGATCGCCTATCTCAACAGCATCGTGGCGGTCCTCTTCCCCGACCTTTTCCCCCCTTCCGTTCGCCAGGGTCATGCAGAGGCGCCGGTCTATTTTGAGGTGGCGGCGGTCATAATCGTTTTGGTCCAGCTCGGCCAGGTGCTGGAGCTGCGCGCCCGAAGCCGAACGAGCAGCGCCATCCGCGCCCTGCTGGGGCTCGCCCCCAAGACCGCCCGGCGGCTTCGGGAAGACGGAACGGAGGAGGATGTCCCGCTCGATGCGGTCCATCCCGGAGACCGCCTTCGGGTCCGGCCGGGGGAGCGAATTCCGGTCGATGGGATCATCCTGGAGGGGAGCAGCGCCGTCGACGAATCAATGATCACCGGCGAGCCGGTGCCGGTCGAGAAGGGACCGGGCAGCCGGGTGACCGGCGGGACGATCAATGGAACCGGCAGCGTCATCATGCGGGCCGAGCGGGTCGGCGCCGACACGCTGCTCGCCCGGATCGTCCGGATGGTCAGCGAGGCGCAGCGAAGCCGTGCCCCGATTCAACGGCTCGCCGACGTCGTCTCCGGCTACTTCGTTCCGATCGTGGTGGCGGCCTCGGTCGTGACCTTCCTCATCTGGTGGACGGTCGGCCCGGAGCCGCGGCTGGCCCATGCGATCGTCAATGCCGTCGCCGTTCTGATTATCGCCTGCCCCTGCGCGCTGGGGTTGGCGACACCGATGTCGATCATGGTCGCCACCGGGCGGGGGGCGACCGCCGGGGTGCTCTTTAAAAATGCCGAAGCGCTTGAACTGTTGCAAAAGGTCGACACCCTCGTCTTTGACAAAACCGGTACCCTGACCGAAGGGCGGCCCCGTCTGATCCGGGTCGTTCCGCTGCCGGGGTGGACGGAGGAAGCGCTCCTCCGGCTCGCCGCCAGCCTCGAGCGGGGAAGCGAGCATCCGCTCGCCGACGCGATCGTCGCCGGCGCGGCGAGCCGGGGGCTCTCCCTCACCGAGGCGAAGGAGTTCCGGTCGATCACCGGAAAGGGAGCGGTCGCCGTTGTGGAAGGGAAAAAGGTGGCCTTGGGGAATCGGGCGCTGTTCGAGGAGCTGAAGCTGCCGCTCGATCTCTTCGTCGAGCAGGCGGAGGCGCTCCGCCGCGACGGCCAGACGGTGATTTTCGTTGCCGTCGATGGCAAGCCGGCTGGACTGCTCGGGCTGGCCGATCCGATCAAAGAATCGACGCCGGAGGCGATCGCATCACTCAAAAAACATGGCATTCAAACGGTCATGCTGACCGGCGACAGCCGAACGACCGCCGAGGCGGTCGCCCGTAAACTGGAGATCGACAAAGTCATCGCCGAAGTCCTTCCCGATCAAAAGCGGGAGGTGATCAAGCGGCTGCAAATTGAAGGTCATACGGTGGCGATGGCGGGGGACGGCATTAATGACGCGCCGGCGCTCGCACAGGCCGACGTCGGGATCGCGATGGGGACCGGAACCGATGTGGCGATCGAGAGCGCCGGGGTGACGCTGGTCAAAGGGGATCTGCGGGGGGTGATCCGCGCCTATCGGCTGAGCCGCGCGACGATGCGAAACATCCGGCAGAATCTTCTCTTTGCTTTTATCTATAATAGTTTTGGCGTTCCGATCGCCGCCGGCGCGCTCTACCCCGCCTTCGGGATTCTTCTCAGCCCGATGATCGCGGCGGCGGCAATGAGCCTCAGCTCGGTCTCCGTGATCGCAAACGCGCTCCGGCTGCGGAAGGTCTCCCTCTAG